From the genome of Methanobrevibacter sp.:
ACCTCACTCTATCCACATTCACCCTAACGACTTAGGACACCCAGGTAACGTACCTACAACTATTGAAACCATGGATGCAGTTAAAGGAATTAAAAAAGGTAAAGGTGCAGCTGAAGTCAGAGACCAAGTTATGCACTTAACTCACTTACAATTCCACTCCTACTTAGGTAACAGTTGGAAAGACGTAACTTCCGGTGCTGAAGAAGTTGCAAAACACTTCAACAAAGCTGACAACTTAACTTGTGATATTGGTCAAGTAACTTTCGATGAAACCACTACCATGACTGCAGACGCTCCTATGGAATACGATTTATTCAAATTATCCGGTCTTAAATGGACCAACAAGGATATTGAATGTGAAACTGCAGCAGGTATCATCCCATGTATCTACTCCAAGAAAAGTCCTGTTAGTACCTTACAATGGGCTATCGGTCTTGAATTATTCTTGTTAATCGAAGATCCATGGAGAGTATGTTTAACCACTGACCACCCTAACGCAGGACCATTCACAAGATATCCAAGAATCATTTCCTGGTTAATGAGTAACGAGAAAAGACAAGACATGTGTGACAATGAAGTTCACAAATGGGTACACAAAAGAACTCTTCTCCCAACTCTTGAAAGAGAATACGATTTCTACGATATTGCAACTATTACAAGAGCTGCTCCAGCTAAAATCTACGGATTCACTGACAGAGGTGCACTCACCCCTGGTTACAGAGCAGACATTGCAGTATATGACATAAATCCTAATGAAATTGACCCATCCAGACAAGCTGCTGAAATCGAAAAAGGTTTCGATGTTGCTGAATACACTATTAAAGATGGTCAAATCTTAGTAAAAGACAAAGAAATTGTTAAAGTTAAAGAAAGTCAAAACATTTGGGTTAACGTAAAAGGATGGGAACAAAACGAACAAAAAGTTATCGACAACATTATGCCATTCTTCACTCAATACTACTCAGTCAAATGGGAAAACTACCCAGTACACGACCACTACGTATCCAACCCAATTAGAATAGACGTTGAAGGTAAATAGGGGTGTTTAATTTGAAAACAATTACATTTGATCAAATCAAAACTTCTTCAATCGCTTTAGAATTCGATGAATTAATTCCAGATGAAATTTACTCCTGGACTGAAGCTGATTTCGCAAAATACCAAGTCCCAATTGGAAACTCCAGATTCCCAATCACTGACTTCTTCAACATAACTGTAGAAGGAGAAGCAGCAGGACCTGATGAAGTTGAAATGATTTTAAACGGTGACTTAAACAGAGTAAAATACATCGGTTGTAAAATGAGCGGTGGAAACATCGTATGTAACAGTAGCGTAGATTTACACGTAGGTGCAGAAATGTCCGGTGGATCTATTCTCGTTAAAGGTGATGCAGCTGCTCACGCTGGAAGAGAAATGTCCGGTGGATACCTTGAAATTGAAGGAAACACCAAAGAATTCACAGGTGCTTCTTACATTGGTGAATGGAGAGGTATGACTGGTGGACAAATCGTTGTTGGCGGTAACGCTGGAAAACAATGTGGTGAATGTTTAACTGGTGGTAGAATCCACGTTAAAGGTAACTGT
Proteins encoded in this window:
- a CDS encoding formylmethanofuran dehydrogenase subunit A; amino-acid sequence: MMEYILKNGIVYDPANEVNGEKMDVMFKDGIIVDKVSDDAKVLDVTDKIVMPAGVDPHAHVAGPKLVVGRLYRPEDSRRGVTQKTKVLRSESGFSIPSCPATGYRYSRLGYGTVVEAAMPPLEAKHTHEEIATIPQLDIPALPLFGNNWFVMEYAKDNNIEDIAAFVSAWLKISKGYGIKIVNPCGSEAWGWGMNVHGVNDKAPYFDVTSKEVIVALAKANEMLNLPHSIHIHPNDLGHPGNVPTTIETMDAVKGIKKGKGAAEVRDQVMHLTHLQFHSYLGNSWKDVTSGAEEVAKHFNKADNLTCDIGQVTFDETTTMTADAPMEYDLFKLSGLKWTNKDIECETAAGIIPCIYSKKSPVSTLQWAIGLELFLLIEDPWRVCLTTDHPNAGPFTRYPRIISWLMSNEKRQDMCDNEVHKWVHKRTLLPTLEREYDFYDIATITRAAPAKIYGFTDRGALTPGYRADIAVYDINPNEIDPSRQAAEIEKGFDVAEYTIKDGQILVKDKEIVKVKESQNIWVNVKGWEQNEQKVIDNIMPFFTQYYSVKWENYPVHDHYVSNPIRIDVEGK
- a CDS encoding formylmethanofuran dehydrogenase subunit C, producing the protein MFNLKTITFDQIKTSSIALEFDELIPDEIYSWTEADFAKYQVPIGNSRFPITDFFNITVEGEAAGPDEVEMILNGDLNRVKYIGCKMSGGNIVCNSSVDLHVGAEMSGGSILVKGDAAAHAGREMSGGYLEIEGNTKEFTGASYIGEWRGMTGGQIVVGGNAGKQCGECLTGGRIHVKGNCDILAGIHMTKGIIEIDGDVNRWPGGQMKNGNIVIHGFLGRLLEGFVLNGIVVDPEIEGSTFEGKYIHYTGDIGLNGKGNLYLGAEANKEKLAEYGELDDEYTSIREYRNL